One part of the Streptomyces lienomycini genome encodes these proteins:
- the pstC gene encoding phosphate ABC transporter permease subunit PstC yields the protein MDITTDTQKPAPSPAPQPPATGEKRAPRGVSRPGDRIFVGLSRGSGILVLVIMAAIAAFLTYRATLAISEDEANFFTSFEWNPTGSPPEFGIAVLAYGTVVSSVIAMAIAVPVSVGIALFITHYAPRKLGGLIGYVIDLLAAVPSIVYGLWGALVLVPHLNGLYGWLDEYLGWTGIFEWNGGAGRSLLTVGILLAIMILPIITNVSREVFRQVPRMHEEAALALGATRWEVIRMSVLPFGRSGVISASMLGLGRALGETMAVAMVLSPTFDITASLLDPGGGTFAQNIASKFNEATQMGRDALIASGLVLFVITLLVNGGARMIIARRKEYSGANA from the coding sequence ATGGACATCACCACGGACACCCAGAAGCCAGCACCCTCACCCGCCCCCCAGCCGCCCGCGACCGGGGAGAAGCGCGCCCCCCGCGGCGTCAGCCGCCCCGGCGACCGGATATTCGTCGGGCTCTCCCGCGGTTCCGGCATCCTCGTGCTGGTCATCATGGCCGCCATCGCGGCCTTCCTCACCTATCGCGCCACCCTCGCCATCAGCGAGGACGAGGCGAACTTCTTCACCAGCTTCGAATGGAACCCGACCGGCTCCCCGCCGGAGTTCGGCATCGCGGTCCTGGCCTACGGCACCGTCGTGTCCTCGGTCATCGCCATGGCGATCGCCGTCCCGGTCTCGGTCGGCATCGCGCTGTTCATCACGCACTACGCGCCGCGCAAGCTGGGCGGACTGATCGGCTACGTGATCGACCTGCTCGCCGCCGTGCCCTCGATCGTCTACGGCCTGTGGGGCGCGCTCGTCCTCGTGCCGCACCTGAACGGACTCTACGGCTGGCTCGACGAATACCTCGGCTGGACCGGGATCTTCGAGTGGAACGGCGGCGCCGGACGCTCGCTGCTCACCGTGGGCATCCTGCTGGCGATCATGATCCTGCCGATCATCACCAACGTCAGCCGTGAGGTCTTCCGGCAGGTCCCGCGCATGCACGAGGAGGCCGCCCTGGCCCTCGGCGCCACGCGCTGGGAGGTCATCCGGATGTCGGTGCTGCCCTTCGGCCGCTCCGGCGTCATCTCCGCCTCGATGCTCGGCCTCGGGCGCGCGCTCGGCGAGACGATGGCCGTGGCGATGGTCCTCTCCCCGACCTTCGACATCACCGCCAGCCTGCTCGACCCGGGCGGCGGCACCTTCGCCCAGAACATCGCGAGCAAGTTCAACGAGGCCACCCAGATGGGCCGCGACGCCCTGATCGCCTCCGGTCTGGTCCTGTTCGTCATCACCCTGCTGGTCAACGGCGGCGCCCGCATGATCATCGCCCGCCGCAAGGAGTACTCGGGGGCCAACGCATGA
- the pstA gene encoding phosphate ABC transporter permease PstA — protein MSNATLTPAPKNRSSLRAATLPKWFPWAVAAGSVLLGLGISAAAGLNSSIQWALIAAVLFVAGSYGISARVEGGRQAKDRVATSLVWVAFLLALIPLISLIWETVKQGVKVLDGYFLTHSMGVVGDSEPGGGIYHALLGTLEQVGLATLFSVPIGVLTAIYLVEYGRGRLAKSVTFFVDVMTGIPSIVAGLFVLSLWVLILDMGPSGVAGSFALCILMIPVVVRSTEEMLKLVPNELREASLALGVPKWRTILKVVLPTSIGGIVTGVMLAVARITGETAPVLLLVWGTDFINANPFQDPQESLPMYIYLQYGAGSDAAYDRAWAAALTLIAFIMILNLAARGIARWKAPKTGR, from the coding sequence ATGAGCAACGCAACCCTGACCCCCGCCCCCAAGAACCGCAGCTCCCTGCGCGCCGCCACCCTGCCCAAGTGGTTCCCCTGGGCGGTCGCGGCCGGCTCGGTCCTCCTCGGCCTCGGCATCAGTGCCGCCGCCGGGCTGAACAGCAGCATCCAGTGGGCCCTGATCGCCGCGGTCCTCTTCGTCGCCGGTTCGTACGGCATCTCGGCGCGCGTCGAGGGCGGCCGGCAGGCCAAGGACCGGGTCGCGACCAGCCTGGTCTGGGTCGCCTTCCTGCTGGCCCTGATCCCGCTCATCTCCCTGATCTGGGAGACCGTGAAGCAGGGCGTGAAGGTCCTCGACGGCTACTTCCTGACCCACTCGATGGGCGTGGTCGGCGACAGCGAACCCGGCGGCGGCATCTACCACGCCCTCCTCGGCACCCTGGAGCAGGTCGGCCTCGCCACCCTGTTCTCCGTGCCGATCGGCGTGCTCACCGCGATCTACCTGGTCGAGTACGGGCGCGGCAGGCTCGCCAAGTCCGTCACCTTCTTCGTGGACGTCATGACGGGCATCCCGTCGATCGTCGCGGGCCTGTTCGTGCTCAGCCTGTGGGTGCTGATCCTGGACATGGGCCCGTCCGGCGTGGCCGGCTCGTTCGCCCTGTGCATCCTGATGATCCCGGTGGTCGTCCGCTCCACCGAGGAGATGCTCAAGCTCGTCCCGAACGAGCTGCGCGAGGCGTCCCTGGCGCTGGGCGTGCCGAAGTGGCGCACGATCCTCAAGGTGGTCCTGCCGACCTCGATCGGCGGCATCGTCACCGGCGTCATGCTGGCCGTCGCCCGCATCACCGGCGAGACGGCCCCCGTACTGCTGCTGGTGTGGGGCACCGACTTCATCAACGCGAATCCGTTCCAGGACCCGCAGGAGTCGCTGCCGATGTACATCTACCTGCAGTACGGCGCGGGCTCCGACGCGGCCTACGACCGTGCCTGGGCGGCGGCCCTGACGCTGATCGCCTTCATCATGATCCTCAACCTCGCGGCCCGCGGCATCGCCCGCTGGAAGGCCCCGAAGACCGGTCGCTGA
- the pstB gene encoding phosphate ABC transporter ATP-binding protein PstB — MAKRIDVSGLNAYYSSFLAIEDISMTVEPRSVTAFIGPSGCGKSTFLRTLNRMHEVTPGGRVDGKVMLDDENLYGAGIDPVAVRREVGMVFQRPNPFPTMSVYDNVAAGLRLNGKYKKSQLDNVVEKSLRGANLWNEVKDRLNKPGSGLSGGQQQRLCIARAIAVEPNVLLMDEPCSALDPISTLAIEDLIGELKERFTIVIVTHNMQQAARVSDRTAFFNLAAVGQPGKLIEIDETERIFSNPSVQATEDYISGRFG, encoded by the coding sequence ATGGCCAAGCGCATAGATGTCAGCGGCCTCAACGCCTACTACAGCTCCTTCCTGGCCATCGAGGACATCTCGATGACCGTCGAACCCCGCTCCGTGACGGCCTTCATCGGCCCCTCCGGCTGCGGCAAGTCCACCTTCCTGCGCACGCTCAACCGCATGCACGAGGTCACGCCCGGCGGCCGCGTCGACGGCAAGGTGATGCTGGACGACGAGAACCTCTACGGCGCCGGCATCGACCCGGTGGCCGTGCGCCGCGAGGTCGGCATGGTCTTCCAGCGCCCGAACCCGTTCCCCACGATGTCGGTGTACGACAACGTGGCGGCGGGCCTGCGCCTGAACGGCAAGTACAAGAAGTCCCAGCTGGACAACGTCGTCGAGAAGTCGCTGCGGGGCGCCAACCTCTGGAACGAGGTCAAGGACCGCCTGAACAAGCCGGGCTCCGGTCTCTCCGGCGGTCAGCAGCAGCGCCTGTGCATCGCGCGGGCGATCGCGGTCGAGCCGAACGTCCTGCTCATGGACGAGCCCTGCTCCGCCCTGGACCCGATCTCCACCCTGGCGATCGAGGACCTGATCGGCGAGCTGAAGGAGCGCTTCACGATCGTCATCGTGACGCACAACATGCAGCAGGCGGCGCGCGTCTCGGACCGTACGGCGTTCTTCAACCTGGCGGCGGTCGGCCAGCCCGGCAAGCTGATCGAGATCGACGAGACGGAGCGCATCTTCTCCAACCCGTCGGTCCAGGCCACGGAGGACTACATCTCCGGCCGCTTCGGCTAG
- the pitH gene encoding low-affinity phosphate transporter PitH: MDTFALVVTIGVALFFTYTNGFHDSANAIATSVSTRALTPRAALAMAAVMNLAGAFMGSGVAKTVSEGVIQTPEGSKGMGILFAALVGAIVWNLITWYFGLPSSSSHALFGGMVGAALAGSTTVYWHGVLDKIVIPMFVSPVIGLLAGYLVMTAIMWIFRRANPHKAKRGFRIAQTVSAAGMALGHGLQDAQKTMGIVVMALVIADVEDYGDPIPVWVKLACALMLSLGTYAGGWRIMRTLGRKIIELDPPQGFAAETTGASIMFGSAFIFHAPISTTHVITSAIMGVGATKRVNAVRWGVAKNIIMGWFITMPAAAVVAAVSFWIVNLAFL, from the coding sequence ATGGACACCTTCGCTCTGGTCGTGACCATCGGGGTCGCGCTCTTCTTCACGTACACCAACGGATTCCACGATTCGGCCAACGCGATCGCCACCTCCGTGTCGACGCGCGCGCTCACCCCCCGCGCGGCGCTCGCCATGGCCGCGGTCATGAACCTGGCCGGCGCGTTCATGGGGTCCGGGGTCGCCAAGACCGTCAGTGAGGGGGTGATCCAGACCCCCGAGGGCTCGAAGGGGATGGGGATCCTCTTCGCGGCACTCGTCGGCGCCATCGTCTGGAACCTCATCACCTGGTACTTCGGGCTGCCCTCCTCGTCCTCGCACGCCCTGTTCGGCGGCATGGTGGGCGCGGCGCTGGCCGGGAGCACGACCGTGTACTGGCACGGAGTCCTCGACAAGATCGTCATCCCCATGTTCGTGTCGCCGGTGATCGGTCTGCTCGCCGGTTACCTGGTGATGACCGCGATCATGTGGATCTTCCGGCGGGCCAACCCGCACAAGGCGAAGCGCGGATTCCGTATCGCGCAGACGGTGTCCGCGGCGGGCATGGCGCTGGGCCACGGTCTGCAGGACGCGCAGAAGACGATGGGCATCGTGGTGATGGCGCTGGTCATCGCCGACGTCGAGGACTACGGCGACCCCATCCCGGTGTGGGTGAAGCTCGCCTGCGCGCTGATGCTGTCGCTCGGCACGTACGCGGGCGGCTGGCGGATCATGCGGACGCTGGGACGCAAGATCATCGAGCTGGATCCGCCGCAGGGGTTCGCCGCGGAGACGACGGGCGCGTCGATCATGTTCGGGTCGGCGTTCATTTTCCACGCGCCGATCTCCACCACGCACGTGATCACCTCGGCGATCATGGGCGTGGGGGCGACGAAGCGGGTGAACGCCGTGCGGTGGGGTGTCGCCAAGAACATCATCATGGGCTGGTTCATCACGATGCCGGCCGCCGCGGTGGTGGCCGCCGTGTCGTTCTGGATCGTGAACCTGGCGTTCCTGTAG
- a CDS encoding DUF47 domain-containing protein → MRFRLTPRETSFYDMFAASADNIVTGSKLLMELLGADASARAEIAERMRAAEHAGDDATHAIFHQLNSSFITPFDREDIYNLASSLDDIMDFMEEAVDLVVLYNVEELPKGVDQQIEVLSRAAELTAEAMPNLRTMDNLTEYWIEVNRLENQADQVHRKLLAHLFNGKYEAIEVLKLKQIVDVLEEAADAFEHVANTVETIAVKES, encoded by the coding sequence GTGCGCTTTCGTCTGACCCCCAGGGAGACGAGCTTCTACGACATGTTCGCCGCCTCCGCGGACAACATCGTCACGGGCTCCAAGCTCCTGATGGAACTGCTCGGGGCGGACGCATCCGCCCGGGCCGAGATCGCAGAGCGTATGCGGGCCGCCGAACACGCGGGTGACGACGCCACGCACGCGATCTTCCACCAGCTGAACTCCTCGTTCATCACGCCCTTCGACCGCGAGGACATCTACAACCTCGCCTCCTCCCTCGACGACATCATGGACTTCATGGAGGAGGCCGTCGACCTGGTCGTCCTCTACAACGTCGAGGAGCTGCCGAAGGGCGTCGACCAGCAGATCGAGGTGCTGTCGCGGGCCGCCGAGCTGACGGCCGAGGCGATGCCGAACCTGCGCACCATGGACAACCTCACCGAGTACTGGATCGAGGTCAACCGGCTGGAGAACCAGGCCGACCAGGTCCACCGCAAGCTGCTCGCCCACCTCTTCAACGGCAAGTACGAGGCCATCGAGGTGCTGAAGCTGAAGCAGATCGTGGACGTTCTGGAAGAGGCGGCCGACGCCTTCGAGCACGTGGCCAACACGGTGGAGACCATCGCGGTCAAGGAGTCCTGA
- a CDS encoding metal-sensitive transcriptional regulator, whose translation MTTTEAGAGAPSPIVEQVETDGTDVVTDHDRGVHGYHEQKGEHLKRLRRIEGQIRGLQRMVDEDVYCIDILTQVSASTKALQSFALQLLEEHLRHCVADAALKGGTEIDAKVEEATKAIGRLLRT comes from the coding sequence ATGACGACCACCGAGGCCGGCGCAGGTGCGCCCTCCCCCATCGTGGAGCAGGTCGAGACGGACGGCACGGACGTCGTGACCGACCACGACCGCGGTGTGCACGGGTACCACGAGCAGAAGGGCGAGCACCTCAAGCGCCTGCGCCGCATCGAGGGCCAGATCCGCGGCCTGCAGCGGATGGTCGACGAGGACGTCTACTGCATCGACATACTGACCCAGGTCTCCGCCTCCACGAAGGCCCTGCAGTCGTTCGCACTGCAACTCCTGGAGGAGCACCTGCGCCACTGCGTCGCCGACGCGGCCCTCAAGGGCGGCACCGAGATCGACGCGAAGGTGGAAGAGGCGACGAAGGCCATCGGCCGCCTACTGCGCACGTGA